CGCTGCAGAAGCGGCCGGCTTTGCCTTACCGCCAACCGGCCACCCTACATGGATAAGTTGTCGAAATACTTCCGCGATACCGTCGAGGAGATGCGTTATAAGGTAACGTGGCCTTCTTTTGACGAGCTGCAGAAGAGCGCCGGCCTGGTGCTCATCGGCTCCATCGTGTTTGCCATTGTGGTTGGCCTGATGGACGTGACGTTCGAGTCACTGCTGAAGGCATTCTACAACTCGTTCCGCTAAGTCTCACCTGTTTTCTAGTAGCTAAAATGGGAGAATTGAAGTGGTACGTGGTTCGTTCGGTGAGCGGCCAAGAGAAAAAAGCAAAACAGTACCTCGAAACCGAAATTCACCGCCACGGCCTTGATGAGCTTGTGCCTCAAGTGCTGATTCCGGCTGAAAAAGTGTACGAGATGCGGAATGGTAAGAAGCGAGTGCGTGAGCGCAGCTTTTTCCCCGGGTACATCCTGATTCACGCAGATCTGTCGCACGGCGAGGTAGACCACATTATCACCACTACTCCCGGCGTGCTGGGCTTCTTGAGTGATAAGGAAGGCAAGGCAGCCAATGCCAAGCCAGTACCGCTGCGCATGAGCGAAGTAAACCGCATCCTTGGCATCGTTGACGAAACGGAGGAGCAGCCGGCAGCGCTGGAAGTACCTTTCGTGGTTAACGAAACCGTGAAGGTAATAGATGGTCCGTTCAACGGCTTCTCGGGCACTGTAAACGAAGTATTCGAAGAGCGCAAGAAGCTGAACGTAATCGTCAAGATTTTCGGCCGTGCTCAGCCAGTAGAGCTGAGCTACACGCAGGTCGAAAAGGAACAATAAGAACTGTTACAGTTGGGCTACCGGTCGTCCGCTCCGGACTGGTGGTCGCTTCCAATAGGAGCATTTTTCACAACGGCATTAGGAGCCACCTGATGCCGAAGTTCAACAAACCGAATGGCCAAGGAAATCAAAGGTTACCTGAAGCTTCAGGTAAAGGGAGGTGCGGCTAACCCAGCCCCGCCGATTGGACCTGCGCTTGGTTCGAAGGGCTTGAACATCATGGAGTTTTGCAAGCAGTTCAACGCTCGCACCCAGGATAAAGCCGGCCAAGTGTTACCTGTTCTCATCACCATGTACACCGATAAGTCGTTTGACTTTGTGGTGAAGACGCCGCCTGCGCCGATTCTGCTCATGGAAGCAGCTAAGATTCAGAGCGGGTCGAAAGAGCCGAACCGTAACAAGGTTGGCTCGGTGACCTGGGACCAAGTCCGCCAAATCGCCGAAACGAAAATGCCCGACTTGAACGCTTTCAAGATTGAGTCGGCCATGAAGCTCGTAGCTGGCACCGCTCGCAGCATGGGCCTCACCATCACGGGTGAAAACCCCCTCACCAAGTAATTAGGAGAGACCATGGCAAAAGTGAGCAAAAAGCGCAAGGACGCCCTTGCCAAATTCGATCTGACGGAAGTACGGTCGCTGCAGGACGCTGCCAAAGTGGTGAAGGAAATTACCTACACCAAGTTTGACGCTTCGGTAGATATCGACGTACGCCTGGGTGTTGACCCCCGCAAAGCTGACCAAATGGTACGCGGCGTAGCTACGCTGCCCCACGGCACAGGTAAGACGGTTCGTGTACTGGCACTCGTAACCCCGGACAAAGAAGCCGAAGCTACGGCTGCTGGCGCCGATTACGTAGGTCTTGATGATTACATCTCCAAGATCGAAAAAGGCTGGACCGATATCGACGTGATCATCACCATGCCGGCTGTTATGGCCAAAGTGGGCCGCCTAGGTCGTGTACTGGGTCCCCGTGGCCTGATGCCGAACCCCAAGTCGGGTACTGTAACTACGGACGTAGCTAAAGCTGTACAGGAAGTGAAAGCTGGTAAAATTGACTTCAAAGTCGATAAGACCGGTATCATTCACACCTCGGTTGGCAAGGTGTCTTTCAGCGAAGAGAAACTTGCTGAAAACGCTTTCGAACTGATCCAGACTCTGCAGCGTCTGAAGCCTTCGTCGGCTAAAGGGACTTACATCAAGAGCATCACGCTCTCGAGCACGATGAGCCCTGGCGTACCGGTAGACACTGCTGTTACTTCCGCCAAATAAGCAATACGCCTAATCATGACGAAGGAAGAAAAATACGCCCTCGTAGATGAGTTGGCCGGTAAGTTCGGCGAATACAGCTTCTTCTACATCACGGATGCTTCGGGCATGACCGTGGCTAAGATCAACGAATTCCGCCGCCTCTGCTACAACCGGGGCATGGAGTACAAGGTCTACAAAAACACGCTGATCCGTAAGGCGCTGGATCGTTTGTCGGGGGATACCTCGGCAATGGATGCTGCCCTGAAAGGCCAGTCGGGCATCCTGTTCTCGCAGGAGTCCGGTTCGGCTCCGGCTAAGCTGCTGAAAGACTTTTACAAGTCGCAGAACTACGGCCGCGGCGTTGAGCCCAAGCCGGTGTTCAAAGGTGCTTACCTGGACAGCGATGTGTACGTTGGTGCTAACCAGCTCGACACGCTCAGCACGATTAAAGGCAAGCAGGAACTCATCGGTGACATCATCGGTCTGCTCCAGTCGCCCGCCAAAAACGTTATCAGCGCTCTGTCGAGCGGTGGCAACAAGCTGGCTGGCATCCTCAAAACCCTTTCGGAAAAAGAAGAGGCCGCAGGCTAACCGCTGCTCTCTTTCTCTCTCAATTCATCGTTTACAACAACACCCCAAATTTTTTGCAAAATGGCAGATCTGAAAGCATTTGCAGAGCAGCTTGTTAGCCTGACCGTTAAAGAAGTTAACGAACTGGCCACGATTCTGAAGGACGAGTACGGCATCGAGCCGGCAGCTGCTGCTCCGGTAATGATGGCTGGTGGTGGCGCTGGCGCTGCTGCTGACGCTCCCGAAGAGAAGACTTCGTTCGACGTGATCCTGAAGTCGGGTGGTGCTCAGAAACTGGCTGTTGTTAAGCTGGTGAAAGACCTGACCGGCCTGGGCCTGAAAGAAGCCAAAGAACTGGTTGACGGCGCTCCGAAGCCCCTGAAAGAAGGTGTTGCTAAGGATGAGGCTGAAGGCCTGAAGAAGCAACTGGAAGAAGCTGGTGCTGAAGTAGAGGTTAAGTAATTAACCTCTCTCACCTACCTGCTTTAACCGGACTGATTAGAAAGAAACAGGATACGGTCTATTCCATTTGCCGCACCTGTTTCCAAGTCCGACAAGCATGGATTAGACCTGGCAACTAAGTCAGGTCTTTTCCTGTTTGTAGCCTGCAAACTTTGCTATTGGCCGTTTCTACGCTCTGGGAGCGTTTTTCGGCGAAACGGTAGCGCGAACCCACCACAGCTGCATGTTATTGAAGAACGTTTTTCTTGCCCCTAGGGTTGTTCTTCGATGCGTGAGTGGTTGGCTCGCGCTACTGGCATGGTTTGAAGATTCCATCCTCCCAGTGTCATTTTAATTCTTAACACGTTGGCTACACCCCAAGCAAAGGCTACGGCCGAGGAGCGGATCAATTTCGCCAAGATTAAGAAGGTAATCGAGTACCCGGACTTCCTGGACGTGCAG
The sequence above is drawn from the Hymenobacter sp. YIM 151858-1 genome and encodes:
- the secE gene encoding preprotein translocase subunit SecE, yielding MDKLSKYFRDTVEEMRYKVTWPSFDELQKSAGLVLIGSIVFAIVVGLMDVTFESLLKAFYNSFR
- the nusG gene encoding transcription termination/antitermination protein NusG: MGELKWYVVRSVSGQEKKAKQYLETEIHRHGLDELVPQVLIPAEKVYEMRNGKKRVRERSFFPGYILIHADLSHGEVDHIITTTPGVLGFLSDKEGKAANAKPVPLRMSEVNRILGIVDETEEQPAALEVPFVVNETVKVIDGPFNGFSGTVNEVFEERKKLNVIVKIFGRAQPVELSYTQVEKEQ
- the rplA gene encoding 50S ribosomal protein L1; translation: MAKVSKKRKDALAKFDLTEVRSLQDAAKVVKEITYTKFDASVDIDVRLGVDPRKADQMVRGVATLPHGTGKTVRVLALVTPDKEAEATAAGADYVGLDDYISKIEKGWTDIDVIITMPAVMAKVGRLGRVLGPRGLMPNPKSGTVTTDVAKAVQEVKAGKIDFKVDKTGIIHTSVGKVSFSEEKLAENAFELIQTLQRLKPSSAKGTYIKSITLSSTMSPGVPVDTAVTSAK
- the rplJ gene encoding 50S ribosomal protein L10, translating into MTKEEKYALVDELAGKFGEYSFFYITDASGMTVAKINEFRRLCYNRGMEYKVYKNTLIRKALDRLSGDTSAMDAALKGQSGILFSQESGSAPAKLLKDFYKSQNYGRGVEPKPVFKGAYLDSDVYVGANQLDTLSTIKGKQELIGDIIGLLQSPAKNVISALSSGGNKLAGILKTLSEKEEAAG
- the rplK gene encoding 50S ribosomal protein L11, giving the protein MAKEIKGYLKLQVKGGAANPAPPIGPALGSKGLNIMEFCKQFNARTQDKAGQVLPVLITMYTDKSFDFVVKTPPAPILLMEAAKIQSGSKEPNRNKVGSVTWDQVRQIAETKMPDLNAFKIESAMKLVAGTARSMGLTITGENPLTK
- the rplL gene encoding 50S ribosomal protein L7/L12 gives rise to the protein MADLKAFAEQLVSLTVKEVNELATILKDEYGIEPAAAAPVMMAGGGAGAAADAPEEKTSFDVILKSGGAQKLAVVKLVKDLTGLGLKEAKELVDGAPKPLKEGVAKDEAEGLKKQLEEAGAEVEVK